In the Melitaea cinxia chromosome 28, ilMelCinx1.1, whole genome shotgun sequence genome, one interval contains:
- the LOC123667645 gene encoding m7GpppX diphosphatase, whose translation MSDGNCQSDVLEPPCSKKIKKDDQNENGVAESVLELKDFVPCKILNNNTNRKTVCIQGNFKDKSGVALVILEKNAFKEDELDSKGYFSNESGLKTYFQNDIYGNFECYPNPSINGVKTTIIYPATEKHIAKFSQQEVHIIQETPECYEKLTLPHLEKEQFNLQWVYNILEGKSEQDRIVHNNKCDKEGFVLVPDLKWDGLTKETLYLLAIVRQRGIKSLRDLDATHLSLLKRIRDEGKKAIFDKYKVRGSQLRIYFHYQPSFYHLHIHFTYLRHEAPGIYAEKSHLLDTVINNIEMMSDYYKKATLPFTIREMDTLFNVYETNGYVQKIKSDDIELIDK comes from the exons ATGTCCGACGGCAATTGCCAAAGCGACGTTCTTGAACCGCCTTGCTCAAAGAAAATCAAAAAAGACGATCAAAATGAAAACGGTGTAGCTGAATCGGTGTTAGAATTAAAAGACTTTGTACCATGCAAAATATTGAATAACAATACGAATAGGAAAACTGTTTGTATTCAAGGTAATTTCAAAGACAAGAGTGGGGTTGCATTGGTGATTTTGGAGAAAAATGCTTTTAAAGAAGACGAATTAGACAGTAAGGGCTATTTTTCCAACGAAAGCGGATTGAAAACGTATTTCCAGAACGATATTTACGGAAATTTCGAGTGTTATCCGAATCCTAGTATCAACG gtGTAAAAACAACAATCATCTACCCAGCCACAGAGAAACACATTGCCAAGTTCAGTCAACAAGAAGTACATATAATACAGGAAACTCCAGAGTGTTATGAGAAATTAACGTTACCTCATTTGGAGAAGGAACAATTTAACTTACAG tggGTATACAACATTCTAGAGGGTAAAAGTGAACAAGATAGAATAGTTCACAACAACAAGTGTGATAAAGAAGGTTTTGTGTTAGTTCCCGATCTCAAGTGGGATGGATTAACAAAAGAAACACTTTATTTGTTGGCTATTGTCAGGCAAAGGGGTATTAAGTCACTGAGAGACTTGGATGCGACTCATTTGTCTTTGTTAAAGAGGATTCGGGACGAAGGGAAG AAAGCAATCTTCGACAAGTACAAAGTAAGAGGCAGTCAGTTACGGATTTACTTTCACTACCAACCGTCATTTTATCATCtacatatacattttacatATCTAAGGCACGAAGCTCCCGGTATTTATGCAGAGAAATCACATTTACTGGATactgttattaataatattgaaatgatgagcgattattacaaaaaagctaCCTTACCGTTTACCATTCGTGAAATGGACACCTTATTCAATGTGTATGAAACAAATGGATATGTACAAAAGATTAAATCAGATGATATTGAATTAATCGACAAATAA
- the LOC123667406 gene encoding igLON family member 5, translating to MGLFHKVFVLLFLSKVILSEKVFKSVPVTVKSYENDTVLLPCYVNTSETNHRVRWYKNKTLLGDSHDPNHLMPPHTRMHANFSLQIDHLTSKDTADYTCEVVREEPWGPIRQTHSIEVQYAPTVRSIPDEGFLEVKKGEYVDFGCETSGTPPPIVNWRKNGESMALLEHRSRIRFRAENRLLAGVYECIVNNGVGDPVTAAITVIIQDAPEVSTERSFVHSAIGLRAVLAAKVEFAIPPARTAWYRDGRLVKTDDRVIIIVQENIHQLIFRSVRKIDFGNYTFRAENKLGMADVSFKLTGVPNVASFKVDPALNKATSTSFTLIWEVDSYSNIIEYRLWLRPYYGRLSTTEDGLTTNPPTNLWSSIVVPGDSDKGPIHSASYTVRGLTPSTVYEAIVTSRNGFGWSKQSPILHFATEPGAGRTLPSTSDYTDITQLLEEEPEQAYNITQARVFEQYNEPSNAGKRKKPFLQIMCILFTILYSLS from the exons atggGTTTGTTTCACAAAGTTTTTGTGTTATTGTTTTTATCAAAAGTGATTTTAAGTGAGAAGGTTTTCAAAAGTGTTCCAGTGACTGTAAAGTCGTATGAAAATGATACTGTGCTGCTTCCTTGCTACGTGAACACTTCAg AGACAAATCACCGAGTTCGATGGTACAAGAACAAGACACTCCTAGGCGACAGTCACGACCCTAACCATCTGATGCCGCCCCACACGAGGATGCACGCCAACTTCAGTTTGCAGATAGACCACCTCACTTCAAAGGACACTGCTGATTATACCTGTGAA GTGGTTCGGGAAGAGCCATGGGGACCGATAAGACAGACGCATTCTATTGAAGTACAAT ATGCTCCAACAGTAAGATCGATACCTGATGAAGGGTTCCTAGAAGTGAAGAAAGGTGAATACGTGGATTTCGGCTGTGAAACCTCAGGCACTCCCCCGCCTATTGTGAACTGGAGAAAAAAT GGCGAATCGATGGCGTTATTGGAGCACAGATCGCGAATTCGATTCCGTGCTGAGAACCGCTTGTTAGCTGGAGTGTACGAGTGTATCGTGAACAACGGAGTCGGTGATCCCGTTACAGCCGCCATCACTGTTATTATACAag ATGCTCCAGAAGTATCAACGGAACGCAGTTTCGTTCATAGCGCGATAGGTCTTCGAGCGGTATTAGCTGCTAAGGTAGAGTTCGCGATACCTCCCGCGCGGACAGCTTGGTATAGAGATGGAAGACTTGTGAAAACCGATGACAG agtaataataatagtgcAAGAAAATATCCACCAATTAATATTCCGATCTGTTCGAAAAATTGATTTCGGAAATTACACGTTCAGAGCGGAAAATAAACTCGGGATGGCGGacgtttcttttaaattaactg GTGTACCCAATGTGGCATCGTTCAAAGTAGACCCCGCTCTGAATAAAGCGACCTCCACCAGCTTTACTCTCATCTGGGAAGTTGATTCTTATTCTAATATAATCG aGTATCGCCTCTGGCTTCGTCCATATTATGGTCGACTATCAACCACGGAAGATGGATTAACGACTAACCCTCCAACTAATTTATGGAGCAGTATCGTTGTTCCGGGAGATTCTGATAAAG gACCAATTCACAGCGCTTCATATACAGTGAGAGGTCTTACGCCATCTACAGTATATGAAGCAATAGTTACGTCTAGAAACGG gTTCGGTTGGAGTAAGCAGTCGCCAATATTACATTTTGCTACAGAGCCTGGAG CTGGCAGAACATTACCATCGACCTCAGACTACACAGatataacacaattattagaagaGGAACCAGAACAAGCGTACAACATAACACAAGCGCGCGTTTTTGAACAATACAACGAACCGTCAAACGCCGGAAAGAGGAAAAAaccatttttacaaattatgtgtattttatttacaattttgtattcattgagttga
- the LOC123667644 gene encoding uncharacterized protein LOC123667644, whose protein sequence is MLVKNIFMELRSRLRSCNVYITTNVDFKKECNLKISIQSNCIVLNYYDSPHYHNNLVTMKRRDSLSSIESLSDFSEEESDITCIIPIQEFCFIIPNSMSCLKIEKNTISFRILTEPKNGGNFYAEYISIEEHKEIKVEKMNVNLKTESEVKFLCANCSNVISDNFVKFDRILELPSTNMDMSEWFCHGHGHGHDPGHGHPSQDMLKPKKLDFLHRLTFFVVNNNILSEKVNKFNSKRTVYHCNRCLAWLGLKSKDTVKLYNDDIKIHDNNTDKHVFSHKNSINNISTDDFIYTIECMTREFNLGLQYTMMCKIVLECTMSATTKQYLLIWVMDRELQVLRNVENENQNDKVTLQSSFLTKILYKIETEMTDEVESWLSDPTVVSTDISKSMFCQGISHLELMSLKIPESFRYTNGYCISYLKA, encoded by the coding sequence ATGTTGGTGAAGAACATTTTTATGGAACTACGTTCCCGTTTACGGAGTTGCAATGTTTATATTACGACCAATGTGGATTTTAAAAAGGAGTGTAATTTGAAAATAAGTATACAATCGAATTGCATAGtactaaattattatgatagtccccattatcataataatttagttaCAATGAAAAGGAGGGATAGTTTGTCGTCCATTGAAAGTCTTTCTGACTTTTCCGAAGAGGAATCAGATATCACATGTATAATTCCCATACAGGAATTCTGTTTTATAATACCTAATTCGATGTCCTGCCTCAAAATTGAAAAGAATACAATATCGTTTAGAATTTTAACAGAACCAAAAAATGGTGGAAATTTTTACGCTGAATACATTTCAATTGAAGAACATAAAGAAATTAAAGTTGAGAAAATGAATGTTAATTTGAAAACAGAGAGTGAAGTGAAGTTTCTCTGTGCAAACTGTTCTAATGTTATTTCggataattttgttaaatttgatAGAATTTTAGAATTGCCATCTACTAATATGGATATGTCAGAATGGTTTTGTCATGGTCACGGCCACGGTCATGATCCTGGCCATGGCCATCCATCGCAGGATATGTTAAAACCTAAAAAGTTAGATTTTCTACACCGACTTACATTTTTTGTTGTCAACAATAATATTCTATCggaaaaagttaataaatttaattctaaaagAACTGTCTACCATTGCAACAGATGTCTAGCGTGGTTGGGTCTTAAGAGTAAGGATACGGTGAAATTGTACAATGATGATATTAAAATCCATGACAATAACACAGACAAACATGTGTTTAGCCATAAAAATTCTATCAATAACATAAGCACAgatgattttatatatacaatagaATGTATGACTCGAGAATTCAATCTCGGCTTGCAATACACGATGATGTGCAAAATAGTTCTAGAATGTACAATGTCAGcaacaacaaaacaatatttattgatatggGTTATGGATAGAGAGTTACAAGTCTTAAGAAATGTTGAAAATGAGAATCAAAATGATAAAGTAACATTACAATCtagttttttaacaaaaattttgtataaaattgaaACTGAAATGACTGATGAGGTTGAATCCTGGCTCTCCGACCCCACTGTTGTTTCAACTGATATATCTAAAAGTATGTTCTGTCAGGGAATAAGTCATTTGGAGCTCATGTCTTTGAAGATACCGGAATCTTTCCGTTACACAAATGGTTATTGCATCAGTTATTTAAAAGCTTGA